The Lysinibacillus timonensis nucleotide sequence TGTCCCGTATCTTTGTAATTGGAATTCGAAAATTTAAATATGTAGTTTAGTACTGCACTTACTATTGTAATATTAAAAACGACCGTGTCTGATATTTTACTTCTTATAACTAACTTTATTGATTTTCTGTCATGTATAAATACTGGCCTATTAATAATTTAACGATATGTTCAAACATTTCTGTCCGATCCACTAGGTTAGCAGTAAATACACCAATAGCTCCTTTATTATGTCGAATACCTTTCTCATTAGTATAAACGTCCATCACTGGCCCAAGTTCCTTCCCAGCACGAACTTCTTTAGCAACTTCATCAGGTAGTAAAAATAATGCACCTGCAGCAGTAATGACAGTTCCATCCTTTAAAGCTAATGCGCCCCAGTTACAGCAATACATTAAATCATCGATAATCCGAACACCACCCTCAAGACCAAAGTTAAAATCAGCTTGGGATTCTTCTAAGGCATTCTTTGCTCGATTTATTGCTCCTTGTCTTGTTTCCTCATCCGATAATGGTTGTTCAGATACATTGGATGGGACAGTTAGATTCTTATATTCAACTTGTTTAAAATATTGGTCTACCATATTAGTAATAGCTTTGGTTTTTGCTTTATTTTTCGTTCCTATAGATACTAACATTCTGTTCATCTCCAAAAATATTTATACAAATAATAGACTCTCAACTTCAATAAAAAAGATGCCTATTCGGCACCTTTAACTTTACACATTTGAACGTATCGAATCAACTGTAGACTTGTCAACGGAACGAACAAGTTTTACCAATAGTTCTTTTGCTGCAGCATAATCATTAACATGAATCATTGAGGCAGCAGTATGAATATAACGAGAACAAATTCCAATTACTGCACTTGGTATTCCACTATTCGATGTGTGTACTCGACCTGCATCCGTTCCACCACCTGCGGAAACAAAGAATTGATATGGTATTTTATTCGATTCGGCAGTATCTAGGATAAATTCACGTATGCCTCTATGCGTGACCATTGTACGATCATATATACGGACAAGTGCACCCTTACCTAACTGGCCGAATTGTGATTTATCTCCCGTAGTATCATTCGCTGGTGAAGCATCTAAAGCGAAAAATAAATCAGGTTGAATCATATTGGCAGATACTTGTGCACCTCTTAACCCTACTTCTTCCATTACATTCGCACCCGAATAAAGGTTACTCTTTACTGGTTCATCTTTTAATTCCTTTAATAATTCAATTGCTAATCCACAGCCATATCGATTGTCCCATGCTTTAGCCATAATTTTTTTCGGGTTAACCATTGGTGTAAATGGGCAGATTGGGATAATTGACTGACCGGGTTGAATTCCCATTTCTTTCGCATCTTCTTTACTGTCCGCTCCTATATCAATTAGCATATTTTTTATATCCATTGGCTTTGAGCGTTCTTGTTCAGTTAATAAATGAGGAGGTACACTAGCGATGACACCTGGAATTTCCTTATCTCTTGCATAAACCGTCACCCTTTGAGCAAGTAATACTTGATTCCACCAGCCACCTAAAGGTTGAAAGCGTATCATTCCATTATCTGTTATGCTGCTTACCATAAACGCTACTTCATCCATGTGGCCAGCCACCAAAACTGTTGGGGCATTATTCTCTTCAGAGATTCGAACACCAAATACGCCCCCTAAATGGTCTTGAACGATTCTCTCGGAATATTTCTCTAATTCCAAACGCATAAATGATCTGACAGCATGTTCATTTCCAGGTGCGCCAGGTAATTCAGTTAACGTTTTAAATAATTGCAATGTTTCCTCATTCAATTTAAAAACACTCCCTACCATTAATTTCACTTGACTTATTTTAACATATAAGTGCACTTATTATGCCAATGTGAGCATTACATATACGAAATTTTGGTAATGATAGAAATGGATACGTTTTGCTAGTAGATATGCTTATTATTGTTTCTTCGAATTTTATCTACACACAAGACGTATTACGATTTTGATGTTAAAATAAGGGAAATAAAAAGGAGGATGGCCATTGAAATTACGAGACTTTTTGTTAGGAGTTGCAACAGGATTAGCAGCTGCATATATCATTAAAGAAACAGCCGAAAGAGTTTCACCGTTCGTTCCTGCAAATCAAGTATTAAATAATGTAAAAGCTGAATTTAAAAAAGAAGCACCCATCGACGGCTCATGGATCTATATGAAAACTGAAGATTTCCATAATGGGGTTACGACAATCCCTGTATATAAAGGCGGTATATCTCGAGTCATCAATGGTGAAATGGAATCATATGAATTTGCTGCTGATGCTCGTTCTGGTCTTATTGTGGATTTAAAGAGAATTTAAGCCTTATATTCCGAATAATTCACTTATAGGGAATTGGTCCAGCCTAACAATTGATTTCATACTTAGATAAATATAAACAACTGCATAGGATTAACCTATGCAGTTACTAACATTAAACAACTATATACATTGGTTGGTATCCCGCTAATACATCCACCACATTTTTTGTTGCCTTAGTCCTTAATTCTTCAATAGCTTCTTCTGAATAAAACGCACTATGAGGAGTGAGATAGACGTTATTGAATGATAATAGTTCATGACCGATTTCGATTGGCTCATGCTCTACAACATCTAATGCTGCACCAGCTATCTTTTTCGATTTTAACCCATCGATTAAAGCTTCCGTTTCAATAATTGGTCCACGTGCAGTATTGATTATGAATACACCATCTTTTAATTGGTTTAGACGATTTTTATTTAATAAGTGTCTTGTATGCTCAACCAAAGGTACGTGGAAAGATAGAATATCGCCTAATTTGAATGCTTCATCTAGTTCTACTTTTTTCACACCATAACGAGCCATTTCTTCAGAACTAACAAATGGATCGTAACCTACTAAAGTAAATCCTAATGGTTGAATTTTTTCTATAACGCGACGTGGTATGCGACCAAATCCGAAAATTGCAAAAACTCTATTTTCAAAACGATAGATTGGTTTTCCAACATTAAAATCCCAAATACCATTTTTCACAGCATGATTGAGCTCAATAATTTTTCTTGTCCATGCCATTAATAAAGCTAACGTATGATTCGAAACCTCTTCAATACCATAGTCTGGAACATTACAGACTTTAATACCCATTTCCTTCGCCACATTAAGATTAATCGTATCTACACCTACACCATATCGAGAAATAACTTTACATTTCGTTAAGCTTTTCAGCACTCGTTCTGTTATGGGTGCATATTGATTAATAATAGCATCCGCATCTTTTGCGACCTCAATGACCTCATCTTCCGATTTACACTGAGACGTTACAAAATTAATTTCTAACCCACTTTCATCTAATACACGTTGTTCAAATTCTAATGTTTTAAATTCATAATCTGTTAATACTATCTTGTACATGACTATGCCCCTTTACTACTTGTGCGATCCCTAATCCATCCGCACCTGGTTCTGATGTCTTCGCATCAGGGCAATAACGTTTAATAATATCTACCCCAATAGCGGCACGGCGTACACGCTCACGAACTAGAGATATGTTTGTAGTTTCCCACTGTTTTCCAGAAGGATAAACATCGGGATGGTTACGCAAACCAAATTTGATATAAACCGGAGACAGTACACGAATAATCTCTGGAATTTCATAATAACGTAAGAAACCGCCAAAGTTATCTGGCACTTCAATATAGATATCAATTGGAATATCGATGGACTGACGAATTGCTGCAAGTCTAGCTAACGTTAAAGATGATGGTACATTGTACGTATCAGCCCCTAAATCTTGCATGATTTTTACTGAAACAGGGTTGCATGCCCCCATTTGCACTGATACTTTTACAACAAAGTCAGCTGGAAGTAAACCTTCCTCTTTCATTTTTTTAGTAATATATAGTAATCCTTCGTCAGCTACGAGGGCTCCACGTAAACCAAGAGCTGCTCCACGTCTTAAATCCTCAATTGCATAAACTAATTGATCTGCACCTTCATGACGTAATGCCTGTGATTTACCTGCTGCAGTTAAAGGGCCTGCACTAATATCCCAAGTACCACGAGGGCCTACAAATAGACTTAGTTCGATTCCGCGCTCCGCTGTAAGTTCACACATTTCCTTAATTTCCTCATCTGTTTGAAGCATAATGCCACTGCCTTGAG carries:
- a CDS encoding DUF84 family protein — translated: MLVSIGTKNKAKTKAITNMVDQYFKQVEYKNLTVPSNVSEQPLSDEETRQGAINRAKNALEESQADFNFGLEGGVRIIDDLMYCCNWGALALKDGTVITAAGALFLLPDEVAKEVRAGKELGPVMDVYTNEKGIRHNKGAIGVFTANLVDRTEMFEHIVKLLIGQYLYMTENQ
- a CDS encoding M42 family metallopeptidase encodes the protein MNEETLQLFKTLTELPGAPGNEHAVRSFMRLELEKYSERIVQDHLGGVFGVRISEENNAPTVLVAGHMDEVAFMVSSITDNGMIRFQPLGGWWNQVLLAQRVTVYARDKEIPGVIASVPPHLLTEQERSKPMDIKNMLIDIGADSKEDAKEMGIQPGQSIIPICPFTPMVNPKKIMAKAWDNRYGCGLAIELLKELKDEPVKSNLYSGANVMEEVGLRGAQVSANMIQPDLFFALDASPANDTTGDKSQFGQLGKGALVRIYDRTMVTHRGIREFILDTAESNKIPYQFFVSAGGGTDAGRVHTSNSGIPSAVIGICSRYIHTAASMIHVNDYAAAKELLVKLVRSVDKSTVDSIRSNV
- a CDS encoding C-terminal binding protein — encoded protein: MYKIVLTDYEFKTLEFEQRVLDESGLEINFVTSQCKSEDEVIEVAKDADAIINQYAPITERVLKSLTKCKVISRYGVGVDTINLNVAKEMGIKVCNVPDYGIEEVSNHTLALLMAWTRKIIELNHAVKNGIWDFNVGKPIYRFENRVFAIFGFGRIPRRVIEKIQPLGFTLVGYDPFVSSEEMARYGVKKVELDEAFKLGDILSFHVPLVEHTRHLLNKNRLNQLKDGVFIINTARGPIIETEALIDGLKSKKIAGAALDVVEHEPIEIGHELLSFNNVYLTPHSAFYSEEAIEELRTKATKNVVDVLAGYQPMYIVV
- a CDS encoding U32 family peptidase, with the translated sequence MKSTIEFLEKLGYPGKDYQDLPTSTKRFPDGAQYRIELPSVEGPKALIETFKAIDEYGLTVHRISQGSGIMLQTDEEIKEMCELTAERGIELSLFVGPRGTWDISAGPLTAAGKSQALRHEGADQLVYAIEDLRRGAALGLRGALVADEGLLYITKKMKEEGLLPADFVVKVSVQMGACNPVSVKIMQDLGADTYNVPSSLTLARLAAIRQSIDIPIDIYIEVPDNFGGFLRYYEIPEIIRVLSPVYIKFGLRNHPDVYPSGKQWETTNISLVRERVRRAAIGVDIIKRYCPDAKTSEPGADGLGIAQVVKGHSHVQDSINRL